A stretch of the Panicum virgatum strain AP13 chromosome 9N, P.virgatum_v5, whole genome shotgun sequence genome encodes the following:
- the LOC120691812 gene encoding zinc finger protein ENHYDROUS-like, which translates to MEVEATPTTAVSSSGGAAQLPPPGPPAKKKRALPGMPDPDAEVIALSPKTLLATNRFVCEICNKGFQRDQNLQLHRRGHNLPWKLRQRSGKEARKRVYVCPEPSCVHHDPSRALGDLTGIKKHFCRKHGEKKWKCDKCSKKYAVQSDWKAHVKTCGSREYRCDCGTLFSRRDSFITHRAFCDALAEESAKARAEAPPADDDGGSAAAVGPPPAAPPTQAPVPAAPAQLRQQPPPPPPAPHRAEQRNEPETKAPEPTQLAPPPPSPAAAVPVLSHNSVTAANVSASSSSSSVAGTSQGLIGGMFAPSSMAPAPQFPDLGGGVGRPERAMPGKPPSLCLATDASSSIFSAPVAADRQQFAPPPPPSPSPHMSATALLQKAAQMGATSSTSSFLRGLGLDASSPSPGASSSGQQHHHDAMQVSLPETSLQQWPPRLEQEPAPMLSAGLGLSLPYDSTGAPVCLPELMMGQSSLFGGKPATLDFLGLGMSPTGASAGRGLPTFMLPIGGAVGMAGTGAGAAETFVAGRGPQATPWERNPSTSPIL; encoded by the exons ATGGAGGTGGAGGCGACGCCCACGACGGCCGTGTCGTcttccggcggcgccgcgcagctgccgccgcccggcccgccCGCCAAGAAGAAGCGTGCCCTCCCCGGCATGCCAG aTCCTGACGCGGAGGTGATCGCGCTGTCGCCCAAGACGCTGCTGGCGACGAACCGGTTCGTGTGCGAGATCTGCAACAAGGGGTTCCAGCGGGACCAGAACCTGCAGCTCCACCGCCGGGGCCACAACCTCCCCTGGAAGCTGCGGCAGCGGAGCGGCAAGGAGGCCCGGAAGCGGGTGTACGTCTGCCCGGAGCCCAGCTGCGTGCACCACGACCCGTCGCGCGCGCTCGGCGACCTCACCGGCATCAAGAAGCACTTCTGTCGGAAGCACGGCGAGAAGAAGTGGAAGTGCGACAAGTGCTCCAAGAAGTACGCCGTGCAGTCGGACTGGAAGGCGCACGTCAAGACCTGCGGCTCCCGGGAGTACCGCTGCGACTGCGGCACCCTCTTCTCTAG GAGGGACAGCTTCATCACCCACCGCGCCTTCTGCGACGCGCTCGCCGAGGAGAGCGCCAAGGCGCGCGCGGAGGCGCCTcccgccgacgacgacgggggctcggcggccgccgtcggtccgccgccggctgccccgCCAACTCAGGCGCCAGTACCTGCCGCGCCGGCGCAGCTGCGGCAGCaaccgcccccgccgccgcctgctcctcaCCGTGCGGAGCAACGTAATG AGCCGGAGACCAAGGCGCCTGAGCCCACtcagctcgcgccgccgccgccctctccggcggcggcggtgccggtgcTTTCGCATAATTCAGTCACCGCTGCGAATGTcagcgccagcagcagcagcagcagcgtcgcAGGGACATCGCAGGGCCTGATCGGCGGCATGTTCGCACCGTCGTCGATGGCCCCAGCGCCGCAGTTCCCGGACCTCGGCGGCGGGGTTGGGCGCCCGGAGCGCGCGATGCCTGGCAAGCCCCCATCACTGTGCCTCGCCACGGACGCGTCGTCCTCGATCTTCTCGGCACCAGTAGCCGCCGACCGGCAACAattcgcaccgccgccgccgccttccccgtcGCCGCACATGTCCGCCACCGCGTTGCTCCAGAAGGCCGCGCAGATGGGCGCCACGTCGTCGACCTCCTCGTTCCTCCGCGGGCTGGGTCTCGACGCATCCTCGCCCTCGCCGGGGGCCTCGTCATCCgggcagcagcaccaccacgaCGCCATGCAAGTGTCGCTCCCGGAGACGTCGCTGCAGCAATGGCCCCCGCGGTTGGAGCAGGAGCCGGCGCCGATGCTGTCGGCCGGGCTCGGCCTCAGCCTGCCGTACGACTCCACCGGCGCTCCGGTGTGCCTGCCGGAGCTCATGATGGGCCAGTCGTCGCTGTTCGGCGGCAAGCCGGCTACCCTGGACTTCCTGGGGCTCGGGATGAGCCCGACCGGCGCGTCGGCAGGCAGAGGGCTCCCCACGTTCATGCTGCCAATCGGCGGTGCTGTCGGGATGGCTgggaccggcgccggcgccgccgagacGTTCGTCGCCGGCCGTGGCCCGCAGGCGACGCCGTGGGAGAGGAATCCGAGCACCTCGCCCATCCTGTAG